One window of Dermacentor albipictus isolate Rhodes 1998 colony chromosome 9, USDA_Dalb.pri_finalv2, whole genome shotgun sequence genomic DNA carries:
- the LOC139050099 gene encoding protein unc-13 homolog C-like, giving the protein MNTIARNVLLTAADDYPVLASKFRLETAPVLPLGWSTTSLRTSPDVLYLRDRASYAPFSGRWRAASMQTRLKTCFFFIQVGTSYTLHSKRSSNCCLLLVPRPHVLVLLVADCFQVLKMLLLPGDVEQNPGPDKVDKGNAEVLAAINALASTMEARHAEVMFSLDVVKASQKLLEERVSDITTRLTTVEGKVSALEGTHNVDATEVHRIAANTVRSENAALQARLDKFEDRSRRENLIMYGLKDNPSESWVHTEEAVRAILADRVSLELPADAISRAHRLRSFVIGRNRPIVVKFASFKTRENVLAHRNKLRNTGVALQQDFCKTTRQIRKKLIDFAKATTQPSNLRYNRLYINKKCYVYCKETDNVCEIGSPNAFASGTHVTSSDPQHVAGFRPAHASDNASTSNVSHPHSAPT; this is encoded by the coding sequence ATGAATACTATCGCCCGCAACGTGCTGCTGACGGCAGCAGATGATTATCCAGTTCTTGCTTCCAAGTTCCGCCTGGAAACAGCACCAGTGCTCCCTCTGGGCTGGTCAACGACATCACTGAGGACATCGCCGGACGTGCTGTACTTAAGGGACCGGGCATCGTACGCACCTTTCAGTGGGCGTTGGCGGGCAGCAAGTATGCAGACGCGCCTAAAGACATGTTTCTTCTTTATCCAGGTTGGTACTTCATATACCTTGCATTCTAAACGCTCGAGTAATTGCTGCTTGCTGCTCGTCCCACGCCCACATGTTTTGGTACTTTTGGTTGCGGATTGCTTTCAAGTGTTGAAGATGTTGCTATTGCCCGGTGATGTGGAGCAAAACCCTGGTCCCGATAAAGTTGACAAGGGCAATGCTGAAGTACTGGCTGCCATAAATGCTCTCGCGAGTACGATGGAGGCACGACACGCTGAAGTGATGTTTTCACTTGACGTGGTAAAAGCTAGTCAAAAGCTGTTGGAAGAACGAGTGTCTGATATCACCACGAGATTAACAACTGTTGAAGGGAAAGTAAGCGCTCTCGAAGGCACTCACAATGTGGATGCGACCGAAGTTCACCGCATTGCGGCTAATACAGTGCGAAGTGAAAACGCTGCACTGCAAGCACGCCTTGACAAATTTGAGGACCGGTCCCGCCGTGAAAACTTAATTATGTATGGTTTGAAAGACAATCCTTCAGAAAGCTGGGTCCACACTGAAGAAGCTGTACGAGCCATTCTTGCTGATCGTGTATCTTTAGAACTTCCTGCAGATGCAATTTCACGAGCGCATAGACTTCGCTCCTTTGTTATTGGCAGAAATCGTCCTATAGTTGTGAAGTTTGCTTCGTTTAAAACACGAGAGAATGTTTTAGCACACAGGAATAAACTTAGAAATACGGGAGTCGCTTTACAACAGGACTTCTGTAAAACAACGCGGCAGATACGTAAAAAGCTGATAGATTTTGCCAAAGCTACTACACAGCCCTCCAACCTAAGATATAATCGATTATATATTAATAAAAAATGCTACGTCTACTGCAAAGAAACTGATAACGTCTGTGAAATAGGTTCCCCTAACGCATTTGCATCTGGTACCCACGTAACTTCTTCAGATCCACAACACGTTGCTGGTTTTCGTCCGGCACATGCCTCCGATAATGCTTCAACTTCCAATGTGTCACACCCTCATAGTGCTCCGACTTAG